The genomic interval TCTGACAAGACATCAGGAGAGGTCATGGTTTGTTGAAATAATTCTGGCTTGGTCATCTCATCTATGTAGGGCTGGATACTCTCAGGTACAGTCGCTACTTTATGGATGGTTACTTCCGATTTCCCCTTATAGACAGGGTCAGCGATGACGAAGCTGTATAGTGAACTAATTAATAGCGCAATAATCGTGATAACTGCTACAATCCATTTGCCTTGCCATAGTGTATTTATAATTTCTTTCAAGCTGATTTCCTCTTCCACTGAACTCACCCCGTGTTTTCTCTATGATTTTGTTTAACTGCCTATCGTTTCGATTGTTTTATGGGTACTTGCTGCTTCTAATAATCTATCTCTTAACGCATCATCAGAGAGGTCGTTAAGTTGTTGGGTGATACGGTTAACCGTTGTGATGTCAACTTCATTTGTTTTGCCGATATAAATCTTTTCAAATACTTGCTCAGGATAAACTTCATCCTCACCAAGCATTTCTTCAAACATCTTCTCACCCGGACGGATGCCACTAAACTGAATCGCGATATCATCTTCGGAATACCCGGACAGATAGATCAGGTTCTTGGCCAGGTCAACAATTTTCACTGGATCTCCCATATCCAGGACAAAAATCTCGCCGCCTCTGGCTAATACGCCTGCCTGGATAACAAGGCGTGATGCTTCCGGGATGGTCATGAAGTAGCGTGTCATCTCCGGATCGGTGACAGTTATCGGGCCACCCTGTTCGATTTGGCGTTTGAATAATGGAATCACACTGCCGCGGCTGCCAAGAACATTGCCAAAGCGGACAGCTACAAATTTGGTGCTGCTTTGCGTGCCTAAGTTCTGAACGACCATTTCAGCAGCACGTTTCGTCGCTCCCATGATATTGGTTGGATTGACTGCCTTGTCAGACGACACGAGGACAAACGTATTCACGCCAAATGAATCGGCTGCCTCAGCCACATTCCGTGTCCCGATGACATTGTTCTTCACAGCCTCGTGCGGGTTATATTCCATTAAAGGGACGTGTTTATGAGCCGCTGCATGATAGATGATCGTTGGTCGATATGTCTCAACGATCTCGAACATCCGCTTACGGTCTTGCACATCGCCAATAACTGGTATGATCTCGACATCATTGGCAGGGTTATTTTGCTTAAATTCCATTTCGATTGTATAAATGCTGAATTCGCCGTGACCGACGAGAATCAGTCTGCTTGGATTAAACCGGATTAACTGCCGGCATATTTCTGAACCGATCGACCCCCCTGCTCCGGTGACCATCATCGTATTGTCTGTCACATAATCGGATATGGTGTTCATATCCATCTCAACAGGGTTACGTCCCAAGAGATCCTCGACTTCAACATTTTTCAGGCTGCTGACAGACACCTTACCGGTCATGATGTCCTCAATTTTGGGAATCATTTGTACCTTGGCATTGGCTTTATGGCATTCCCTGACAAGATCATTCAAAGCGCCATTGGTCAATGACGGAATTGCAATCACAATATGATCAATCGCATGATTATCAACAATCGCTGTGATATCTTGTGCTTTCCCTAGCACAGGAATGCCATAAATTTGCATTCTCTGTTTTGCCGAGTCATCATCAACGAATGCAACAGGCAATAACTCACTACTGCCGGGATTATGTTTTAATTGGCGGACAATCATGCTGCCTGCCGCACCGGCGCCAACGATGAGCGTGCGTTTTTTGTTTTTGCCTGATGTTATGTACCGGTCACGGAATATGCGCCAGATAAACCGGGAACCACCGATTAATATAATATGTAGCATCCATGTGACAACGAGTGCGCGCCGGAAAATCGTGAAATCATTAACAATATATTGAACGGCACCAGCTGCTAAAACCGACAGCGTCACCGCCTTAACAATCGCCATTAACTCACCAACACTGGCATAGGACCAGACTTTGTTATATAGCTTATAGAGTGACGCGAACAGGTGATGAAAAAGTAATAGCGCCACGGCACTTATGAACAATGGTTCTGTATCGACGATGTCCATGTTCGGATAGACGATCCAGGCTGCTGCGAAAATGGCAGCACTTACGATAATAGAGTCTAATGCGATTAATAGGGTTAATCGCGTTCGGAAGGTCATATTGGTAATCCTCCTTTCGTTCGACATATTCCCCGGGAAATACGTGATAAAATCTTTAAAATTATTTGGTATAAATTCAAACTTCAAGCGTTTTCTACAAATTTCGCCATAATGGTAATAATTGAACCATGATTTTCCCATGTATTAGTTTAAACCTCTCCCCGTATATGTGCAACAGGTCCGCAATGGAAAATTCATGAAAATACCATTGTTAGCGAATCGGGCGTCTTGCTGTACGGACCCCCGATTCTGCTAACTTAGTAAATTGCCTGTTCATAGGCTTGTATATAGCTTTGAAGCGTGTTCTGTTTATCTTTGTACTCAGCCAGTTTCGCCTCGTATTTGTCAGATTTGCCCATACGCTCAAGGCTCAACAGCTGCATGGCTGCCACTCTCATCTGTAATTCTTCGTCACCGGAAATTGTTTTCAGTAATTCAATTGCTTTTTGATCATTTTCTAAGATGACGTAGGACTGAGCTGCCAGGAACAGATCGCTGCTATTCATGTTCAGTGTTTTATAATTACCTTTACGGTTGTTTTTATAATACGTGAACCGGTCTTCATACTGCTCGTAATAGCCAGTTGACATCTCAGCATATTCTGTTGCCTGTTCCGGCGCGTTTTGTTGTGCCATTTGAACCGCTTCGCCGGAAGTCAGTCTGATCATCCGTTCATACGTTGACACATTAAACCTGTCGAGTTCAATTGAGCGCTCATAATAGTCCAATGCTTCCTCAACTTCGCCGAATGATGCATGCGCATTACCAGCCTGAGCGATTGCCTGCGGGTTGTATGGTTCTGTATCCAATATACGTTCGCCCAAATCCATCACAGCCTGCTGTTTATTCAGACCGACATTAATCGACGCCAATTGCACCATATAGTCGGTATTATACGGATTATACGCCAAGGCCTGTTCATAAATGGCAGCTGTATCTTCACGTGAGAGATTTTGCTGCTGTTCGGCATCCTCGACGGTTTGATCAGCCAAATAGAAGCGACCCGCATAGATAGTTGAAACTAATACCATCGCAAGCACCGGTATGCTGATGAGCCACTTTCTGTATGACGTGATTTTTTGGACCCATTTCATACGAATGTCGGGCGCCTCTTTCGGTTTCACACCGATGACAAGGAACCAGAGCAACAGAAACCAGGTGGTCCCAAACGTTAAGTCGAAATCCACAGACGCATGCAACAACAGCATCACTGTTGCCGGTACAACAGCTGTCACCCATTTGGAAGCACCTCTTCTCAACTGCTGACCTATGTTGAAATAAAAGTAAGCAAAGACAAGCACGAATACCGCAAATCCTAACAGCCCGACATGGAGCAGTTGTTCAAACAAAACACTATGTACCTGATTACTGATATAAGGCTCACTCTGATATACGTGATACAGGTTTGTCCAGCCTTCACCGCCCCAGCCAACAATAGGTGATGATGCCATTAAATCGACTGAATCCTGATAAAAGGTAAAGCGTCGCTCATCAAAAATCGTCTCCGCTTCAATCGAATCTAAACGATTTTGAAACTGATCCGGCAGTTCCCCGTAGATCATACCCTCATTCAATAAATCGAGTAATAATCCCAGAGATACAACAAGCATTGCT from Lentibacillus cibarius carries:
- a CDS encoding polysaccharide biosynthesis protein — protein: MTFRTRLTLLIALDSIIVSAAIFAAAWIVYPNMDIVDTEPLFISAVALLLFHHLFASLYKLYNKVWSYASVGELMAIVKAVTLSVLAAGAVQYIVNDFTIFRRALVVTWMLHIILIGGSRFIWRIFRDRYITSGKNKKRTLIVGAGAAGSMIVRQLKHNPGSSELLPVAFVDDDSAKQRMQIYGIPVLGKAQDITAIVDNHAIDHIVIAIPSLTNGALNDLVRECHKANAKVQMIPKIEDIMTGKVSVSSLKNVEVEDLLGRNPVEMDMNTISDYVTDNTMMVTGAGGSIGSEICRQLIRFNPSRLILVGHGEFSIYTIEMEFKQNNPANDVEIIPVIGDVQDRKRMFEIVETYRPTIIYHAAAHKHVPLMEYNPHEAVKNNVIGTRNVAEAADSFGVNTFVLVSSDKAVNPTNIMGATKRAAEMVVQNLGTQSSTKFVAVRFGNVLGSRGSVIPLFKRQIEQGGPITVTDPEMTRYFMTIPEASRLVIQAGVLARGGEIFVLDMGDPVKIVDLAKNLIYLSGYSEDDIAIQFSGIRPGEKMFEEMLGEDEVYPEQVFEKIYIGKTNEVDITTVNRITQQLNDLSDDALRDRLLEAASTHKTIETIGS
- a CDS encoding O-antigen ligase family protein; translation: MIHKVIHWFLLIIISGSVIVSAFYQGLFFDEAFYIWHVVFGILFILYMGYRLIFIKEPFRILDYVIFLLPLMYVLAFINAVTVNGNFNQLFRYTTYAVFFFMLLNLQHYNPSIKKTVPHMLQVIGFMIILFPFLQYSGLVDYKDAILGNRFSSVFQYPNTYAAVGMAFLLFNLTALARLDKQQLWVSIVYAAPLVLYASTLFLSYSRATLILLPAAWFIGLILLTFKEQLKYIVLTGAAFGLSLIVYTQMAGASEDASNGFWVALVISSLAMMSLAAIAVKYMHRLTDKPLLQKRKLRWAVPVAMLVVSLGLLLDLLNEGMIYGELPDQFQNRLDSIEAETIFDERRFTFYQDSVDLMASSPIVGWGGEGWTNLYHVYQSEPYISNQVHSVLFEQLLHVGLLGFAVFVLVFAYFYFNIGQQLRRGASKWVTAVVPATVMLLLHASVDFDLTFGTTWFLLLWFLVIGVKPKEAPDIRMKWVQKITSYRKWLISIPVLAMVLVSTIYAGRFYLADQTVEDAEQQQNLSREDTAAIYEQALAYNPYNTDYMVQLASINVGLNKQQAVMDLGERILDTEPYNPQAIAQAGNAHASFGEVEEALDYYERSIELDRFNVSTYERMIRLTSGEAVQMAQQNAPEQATEYAEMSTGYYEQYEDRFTYYKNNRKGNYKTLNMNSSDLFLAAQSYVILENDQKAIELLKTISGDEELQMRVAAMQLLSLERMGKSDKYEAKLAEYKDKQNTLQSYIQAYEQAIY